A genomic region of Amphiura filiformis chromosome 6, Afil_fr2py, whole genome shotgun sequence contains the following coding sequences:
- the LOC140154897 gene encoding AP-1 complex subunit sigma-2 isoform X2 — protein sequence MLQFMLLFSRQGKLRLQKWYNATPDKQKKKVTRELITTVLARKPKMCNFLEWRDLKVVYKRYASLYFCCAIEETDNELLTLEIIHRYVELLDKYFGSVCELDIIFNFEKAYFMLDELMLGGEIQETSKKNVLKAIQAQDLLQEEPSDIAIDPETWWERHSQTLGIGKLTQTL from the exons ATG TTGCAGTTTATGTTATTATTTAGCCGCCAAGGCAAGCTTCGACTACAGAAGTGGTACAATGCAACCCCTGACAAACAGAAGAAGAAGGTCACACGGGAATTGATCACCACAGTCCTAGCACGCAAACCCAAAATGTGTAACTTTTTAGAATGGAGAGACCTCAAGGTAGTATACAAAAG ATATGCCAGTTTATATTTCTGCTGTGCTATAGAGGAAACAGATAATGAATTGCTGACATTAGAAATCATCCACAGATATGTAGAACTACTAGACAAGTACTTTGGCAGT GTATGTGAATTAGACATTATCTTCAACTTTGAGAAAGCCTACTTTATGTTAGATGAACTGATGTTAGGAGGTGAGATTCAAGAAACCAGTAAAAAGAATGTACTCAAAGCTATCCAAGCACAGGATCTTCTTCAAGAG GAACCAAGTGACATAGCTATCGATCCAGAAACTTGGTGGGAGAGACATTCTCAGACTCTTGGCATTGGTAAACTCACACAAACACTTTGA
- the LOC140154897 gene encoding AP-1 complex subunit sigma-2 isoform X5, with amino-acid sequence MLQFMLLFSRQGKLRLQKWYNATPDKQKKKVTRELITTVLARKPKMCNFLEWRDLKVVYKRYASLYFCCAIEETDNELLTLEIIHRYVELLDKYFGSVCELDIIFNFEKAYFMLDELMLGGEIQETSKKNVLKAIQAQDLLQEEVEATRNALEELGFL; translated from the exons ATG TTGCAGTTTATGTTATTATTTAGCCGCCAAGGCAAGCTTCGACTACAGAAGTGGTACAATGCAACCCCTGACAAACAGAAGAAGAAGGTCACACGGGAATTGATCACCACAGTCCTAGCACGCAAACCCAAAATGTGTAACTTTTTAGAATGGAGAGACCTCAAGGTAGTATACAAAAG ATATGCCAGTTTATATTTCTGCTGTGCTATAGAGGAAACAGATAATGAATTGCTGACATTAGAAATCATCCACAGATATGTAGAACTACTAGACAAGTACTTTGGCAGT GTATGTGAATTAGACATTATCTTCAACTTTGAGAAAGCCTACTTTATGTTAGATGAACTGATGTTAGGAGGTGAGATTCAAGAAACCAGTAAAAAGAATGTACTCAAAGCTATCCAAGCACAGGATCTTCTTCAAGAG
- the LOC140154897 gene encoding AP-1 complex subunit sigma-2 isoform X4: protein MLQFMLLFSRQGKLRLQKWYNATPDKQKKKVTRELITTVLARKPKMCNFLEWRDLKVVYKRYASLYFCCAIEETDNELLTLEIIHRYVELLDKYFGSVCELDIIFNFEKAYFMLDELMLGGEIQETSKKNVLKAIQAQDLLQEETEVNKSVLEELGLT, encoded by the exons ATG TTGCAGTTTATGTTATTATTTAGCCGCCAAGGCAAGCTTCGACTACAGAAGTGGTACAATGCAACCCCTGACAAACAGAAGAAGAAGGTCACACGGGAATTGATCACCACAGTCCTAGCACGCAAACCCAAAATGTGTAACTTTTTAGAATGGAGAGACCTCAAGGTAGTATACAAAAG ATATGCCAGTTTATATTTCTGCTGTGCTATAGAGGAAACAGATAATGAATTGCTGACATTAGAAATCATCCACAGATATGTAGAACTACTAGACAAGTACTTTGGCAGT GTATGTGAATTAGACATTATCTTCAACTTTGAGAAAGCCTACTTTATGTTAGATGAACTGATGTTAGGAGGTGAGATTCAAGAAACCAGTAAAAAGAATGTACTCAAAGCTATCCAAGCACAGGATCTTCTTCAAGAG
- the LOC140154897 gene encoding AP-1 complex subunit sigma-2 isoform X1: MLQFMLLFSRQGKLRLQKWYNATPDKQKKKVTRELITTVLARKPKMCNFLEWRDLKVVYKRYASLYFCCAIEETDNELLTLEIIHRYVELLDKYFGSVCELDIIFNFEKAYFMLDELMLGGEIQETSKKNVLKAIQAQDLLQENIVYEGDQLKHEMVLQHLKDFNLVPRSTTWDK; encoded by the exons ATG TTGCAGTTTATGTTATTATTTAGCCGCCAAGGCAAGCTTCGACTACAGAAGTGGTACAATGCAACCCCTGACAAACAGAAGAAGAAGGTCACACGGGAATTGATCACCACAGTCCTAGCACGCAAACCCAAAATGTGTAACTTTTTAGAATGGAGAGACCTCAAGGTAGTATACAAAAG ATATGCCAGTTTATATTTCTGCTGTGCTATAGAGGAAACAGATAATGAATTGCTGACATTAGAAATCATCCACAGATATGTAGAACTACTAGACAAGTACTTTGGCAGT GTATGTGAATTAGACATTATCTTCAACTTTGAGAAAGCCTACTTTATGTTAGATGAACTGATGTTAGGAGGTGAGATTCAAGAAACCAGTAAAAAGAATGTACTCAAAGCTATCCAAGCACAGGATCTTCTTCAAGAG AATATAGTCTATGAAGGGGACCAGCTGAAGCATGAGATGGTGCTACAGCATCTTAAGGATTTTAATTTGGTGCCACGATCTACCACTTGGGATAAATAA